The Bacillus sp. Y1 genome includes the window GACCTTCATAATCACTTGGATTTGGCTGTTGGCTTCCGTCACTGCCTTGATCCTTATTTTTTGACATCATTTGTTGAATTTTGTCTACTGCTTGAGGAGCCAAATCCAAAATCTTTTCATATAAATGTGTACTCTCATCAAGGTGAACCATTTTGACCTCTTTGGAATTTACAATCAAGAAAGCAATTGGAGTAATAGAAACTCCGCCACCGCTACCTCCACCAAATGGGTGCTTCGAAGCTTCTTCCTTCCCGTTATCAAGAGTAAACTCACTACCACCCGCTGCGAATCCAAAGCCAACCTTTGAAACAGTTAAGATTACACTGCCATCAGGGGTTTCAACTGGGTCACCAATGATTGTATTTACATCAATCATTTCCTTTAGATTTTCCATTGCTGTTGTCATTAACCCTTGTATTGGATGCTCAGACATATAAACTCCTCCTTATAGGGATTTAGATTTTTCATTAGATAAAGTAGATAACGGCTTTGTTTTAAAAGTAGGCCGTCCACCCTTCCAAAATTTAATCAGTTTAATTCCTGCTAACATAGCATGCCCGATACGAAATTGAATCATACATGTAAAGGTAGTTTGAGATATCGGCATTTGAAAGTGAGGGGTAACTGTTATATGCGGAAGATTCCTCATTCGCATATAGGTACTTAGAACGCCGATGAGACTGCCTTTTGCTGCCCAACATGCACCAATAATCATCCCCGTATATGCAGCATCTCCAACACCAATAACGGAGTCCCATTTTATATCTGTAATCGTTACTTTTTTTAGAAACTTACGAACAATTCTATGTAACCCCACAACATGCTTTATTAAAGTTTCGTAATCTTTAAAGCTATCCAAGATCTCTTTTGGTGTAAACTTACTGGTTTCTTCATCCTTCACTTGTTCTTTTGCACCGGGCTCTTTTTTTGTTTTTACAACAACTGTGGGTGAATCATCATCTATTTGAATGACTGGAATTTCAAGTTTGTATTGAATAAGACCAAATAAAGCTTTGAATTTAATTCTTAAATGGTCATCGTCTTGTCCATGATAGAAGTGGATAAACACCTTTAGTTTTAAAAAAATGATAAGCAAAAATAAAAGCAATAGTATGATTAGGATTAAAAGTAGCCACTTCATTACTCTCACACCCTTCCGCCTACCATTATCGACAATATACAAAAAAATAAACCTGCCAACGGATTTGTTGACAGGTTTATTAATTATTGTTCGTGAACAACAGTAGTATCTGCAAATAGATCATGTATTCCTTGCTTTTTAGGAAGAAACGCTACAAGCACATATAAAATAAAGATAAACGTGGAAATAAATCTACCAATCCACTCCCGAAAAAGTACCGTGCTCCACGTTAGCTTTTCACCGTGTAAATGAATAACCCGTAAACCAAAAACCATTTTTCCTATTGTTTGACCGAAGAATTTTGTCATTAATACAAAATATCCATAAAACGTGAGAGCCGTAGCGATTGTAATTGGAGCAAAAAAGTTACCACTATGCAAGTCTAAACCTATGGCTCGAAAGATCGGATTGATGAGGATTCGATCGATGCTTCCAATCACAAGAAGATCTAATAAGTACGCCCAAAATCTCATCCAAAAGCCTGCGAACCGTGCATTCGAGAATAGGGTATACCCTGTTTGAGAGGGAGCTGGTTGTTCCTCCCATTCCATTCGCTCCTTATCTAATTGATTGTTATCCATATTGTCACCCTCCTTATTCCGCATACATATACATCAGTCTTGGAGAATTAGGCTGTGACAATAGCTTCATTAGACCAGTCATCTCTAAATCTTTCCCAACCATTTTACTAGCTGCCATACTGAACAATGAACCAAAACCAAAGTTCTCACTGTAGCTAACTACCTGTGCTCCAGCTAATTTTTCATTTTTCTTCATAGCTTCTGTAACATCTTCAAAATATCCAAAATCATCAATTAAACCAATTTCTTTCGCTTGCCTTCCATCATAAATTCGACCATCTGCAATCGTTCTTACTTCTTCCTCAGACAATCCTCTGCCAGAAGCAATTACATCCACAAAACCTTCGTATGAGTTGTTAATCATCGTTTGAAGAATATTTTTTTCCTCTTCCGTCATCTCTCTCGAAGGACTCATAATGTCCTTAAATTCACCACTTTTGATCGTTACAAATTCCACACCGTATTTTTCTGCTAATCCTGCATAATTGACTCCTTGCATTATTACTCCTAATGAGCCCGTTAACGTTTCAGGACTTGCGTATATCTTATCGGCAGGAGCAGAAATATAATACCCGCCTGAAGCTGCCATCGAACCCATTGATACATAAATTGGTTTTTTTGTCTCTTCAGAGATTTCTACGAGCTTGTCATGAATCTCTGCACTTTCAACCACGCCGCCACCAGGTGAATTGACCTTTAAAATAATACCTTTCACATCTTTATCTTCTTTTACATGTTCCAAGTTCTCCATAAAAGCTGAATGATTATATCCAGGTGACTGGAAAAATGACGTTACATCCCCCGTATCTTGAATCGCTCCATTTACTTCTAGCACAGCAATTTTCTTTGCTGCATTTCCTTCCTCAATTACTTCTTCGATAAAAGGCTCCTCTGTGGCCGAAAACACCTCTGTCCATGAGCTCTCGATATTGCTAAAAGCCATCGATGAGAGTGCATTTGTCACCCACGAAATAAATAATAATACCGCAGCAATCACTATTGCTGCCCAACGCTTTCCATTCATCTATGATCCTCCTTTTTCCGCTTCCTCTACTATTACGGTTCTCCTTTTAAAATGTTTCAAAAACAGGTAAACTAAATTCCATAGCCTACATTTTAACAAATTAAAGATATAATGGTAAATTTAAAAATTGTCTGGAGGAATTTACAATGCCTAACCGTCGAAATATTTTTTTATATCACAAAAAAGATTCGGATATGTTAGAAACGGTTTCACCACTTTATGAGCTTGCAGCTAAACAAGGGTTTACGGTAGTCAAAGACCACAAAGACGCAAATATTATCGTAAGTGTCGGTGGGGATGGAACATTCCTACAAGCAGTTAGAAAGACTGGCTTTCGTGAGGACTGCCTATATGCTGGTATTTCCACAAGTGAAAGTTTAAAAGTCTATTGTGATTTCCATATCAATGAAACAGATAAAATGATTGAGGCTATGACAAATGAACAAATTGAAGTAAGACGCTATCCAACCATTGATGTTTTGGTGGATGAACAAATGTCGTTCCAATGTTTGAACGAGTTTAGTATTCGCTCATCTATTATTAAGACATTCGTCCTAGAAGTATTTATTGATGATCTTCATTTCGAAACCTTCCGTGGAGATGGGATAATCGTTTCTACACCAACAGGCAGTACAGCATACAGCAAATCGGTCAATGGAGCAGTTGTAGACCCATTCCTACCGTCGATCCAAGTAAGTGAGCTTGCGTCCTTAAATACGAATTATTACCGTACGTTAGGATCTCCCTTTATCTTAAGCGGTGAAAGAAAGCTTTCTTTAAGAGTCGTACAAGATGGAAACGATCACCCAACAATGGGTATGGACAATGAAGCCCTCAGCTTACAACATGTTGAGAGAGTGGATATCCAACTTAGTGAAAAGAGAATTAAAACAGTGAAACTAAAGGACAATTCATTCTGGGAAAAAGTGAAGAGAACATTCTTATAATTTAATTTCGGGGGCTTTGGACAAGCCCCCATTTAGGAGGTTATCAATTGATCATAAAACAAAGAACGGTACCGAAAGAACTCTTGATTTTAAGGTACTTGGATAAACGAATGAAATTATTAGAGGTTGATCGGCTTGAAAAATTGGAAAAAGGGTATACCGGAGAATTGCAGTGGGATTCCCTAATAACTAGTGGACTATCATCCTCCAATTATTTAATGATGAATGATTTATTACTTACAAATAGTGGTGGTCATACATTTCAAATTGACTCATTACTCTTAAAAAGGAAGTTTATCATTTTTGAAGTGAAAAATTATGAAGGAGAATATTTTTTAGAAAATAATCGTTGGTATACGCTTTCGAAAGTGGAAATCCAAAGCCCCCTCATACAACTCCAGCGAACCGAAATCGCCTTTAGAAGATTATTGAAAGACCTAGGCATAAACATCCCCGTTGAAGCTTATCTAGTATTTGTAAACCCCGAGTTCACTCTCTTTCATGCACCCATTCATTCTTCTATGTTACTTGCAAGTCAATTAAATCGGTTTATACAAACTGTAAATCGCGATAATTTTGGTATTACTGCTCAGGACGAAGCTCATGCAGAGGAAATAATTTCATGCCATTTGGATAATAACCCATTTGAACGCTTGCCTAATTATAGTTATCAAGAGTTAACAAAAGGAATTCCTTGTTCCTTATGTGGAAAGTTTCTATTTCCATTTAGTCAATCCTATATATACTGTAAATCTTGCGGTAATAAGGAATCAGTTGAAGCAGCTGTACTAAGAAGCGTTGTCGAATATAAAAAACTGTTTCCTGATAAACAATTAACTACTAATGGTGTATCTGACTGGTGCGGAGAGGTTGTGTCGGAAAAATCTGTACGACGAATACTAAAGAAACAATTTATTAGTCAAAGCTCGAAGCGATACACTTACTTTATTTAGACCTGTTTTTTCATTGAACCTAGCAATCTTCTTTCTATCTTACCGCTTCACCTTTTTTTCCACTCAACGGAGCAATTAGAATTCCTCTATTTGACCATTTCACCTGCTTTGCCCCTCAACCGGGCAGTTAGAGCGCTTCTATTTAACCAATTCACCTGTTTTACCACTCAACCGGGCAATTAGAATTCCTCTATTTGACCATTTCACCTGCTTTGCCCCTCAACCGGGCAGTTAGAGCGCTTCTATTTAACCAATTCACCTGTTTTACCACTCAACCGGGCAATTAGAACTCCTTTATTTAACCGCTTCACCTGTTTTTATCACTCATCCGGGCAATTAGAACTCAATTAACTTATCCGTTTATAACACAAACACAGATAAAAAGCTGACTGCCAAGCAGTCAGCTTCTCCTTTTCCCATCATGCCCCAAATCTTTTTCGGACAGGTCCCAGTGTGTTTGCAAATAGTTTCGTTTTTGATAATGAGTAAATGGTAAGAGCGGACCAGATAAAGACAAATGCTTGTAAGTGGTGCTTGGTAAAGTGCTCACCGTATACAAGAACACCTAACAATAAAGTGATTGTCGGTGCAATGTATTGGAGCAAACCAAGCATGGAAAGCGGAATCTTTTGGGCACCTTTTGCAAAATACAGAAGCGGCAAGGCAGTCGCTGCTCCAGCTCCGACCAATAAAAGATCGGTTGATACAGAACCTGAGAATAATGCATGCTCCCCATTAAAAAATAGAAAAACCATATAGGCTAAAGCAAACGGGGTAACAACCATTGTCTCTAGTGTTAGCCCCACAGCAGAGTCTACTTTAATCATTTTTTTCGCTAGTCCATAAACTCCGAATGAAAGAGCTAGAACGACCGAAATCCATGGGAATTTCCCATATGAAAGACCTAAAATAAGAACTCCAACACCAGCGATAATAAAGGACGCGTACTGAGCGGGAGAAAGCTTCTCCTTTAAGAAAATAACTCCTAACAATACACTAACCAACGGATTAATATAATAGCCAAGACTCGCTTCAATCATTTGATGATGATTTACTGCCCATATATAGATAAACCAATTGGTACTAATTAAAAAGGATGCGATAATTAGTGCATACATTTCTTTGCGATTTTGCTTAAAGCTTTTTAGGACGGAATATAAATTTCTGATCTTTTTTGAAAAAAATAAAACCACCATCATAAATGCGAAGGACCAAAAGATACGATTGGCTAAAATATCTTCTGCGTTCACATGATCAAGTAGCTTCCAGTAAATCGGTAGAATTCCCCATATTAAATACGAAAGGCCCGCTTGAAACGCACCTGTTTTTATTTCATTTCTCTCCATGAGTACCCTCTATTCTTTCTAGACTCGAAACATTTACTTATTATAAGGGGAAAATTCAAATCATGCTATACATTTTTTTCAAAAAAAAGAGAAGAACTTGGATTCTTCTCTCTGACTTATTATTTAATTTTGACCTGCCAGCTCCTGCTCTTTCTTTCTTAACTCGACTCTGCGGATTTTTCCAGAGGTTGTTTTCGGCAATTCCTTGATAAAGTCAATTTTCCTTGGATATTTATATGGAGCTGTTAACTCTTTGACATGGTTCTGAAGAGTGCTAATAAGCTGTGGATCTTTTTCATCTATTCCTTCCTTTAGAACGACAAACGCTTTTACGATACTTCCTCGTACTTCATCCGGACTTGCTACTACAGCGCATTCTTTCACAAAAGGATGCTTCACAAGAGCGTCTTCGACTTCGAACGGCCCAATCGTATAACCAGAGCTGATAATAATGTCATCACCTCGGCCTTCAAACCAGAAATATCCGTCTTCATCCTTCTTCGCTTTGTCACCTGTTATATAGTAATTCCCACGGAACTGCATGGCGGTTCTTTCGGCGTCCTTGTAATAATTTTTAAAAAGGGCTGGGGTATCGACATGGACCGCAATATCACCAACTTCTCCTATCTCACAAATCTCACCGTATTCATTAATAATTTCCACACTATTTCCTGGGGTCGGTTTCCCCATCGAACCAGCTTTTAATGTCATTCCTTTTGTAATTCCTACAAGTAATGTGTTTTCCGTTTGACCATATCCGTCACGAACATCAAGCCCGAAATGCTTTTTAAAAGTGTCAATCACATTTCTATTTAATGGCTCACCCGCAGACACCGCGCTATGAAGGTTACTTAATTGATACTCATGAATATTTTCTACCTTTGCCATCAGGCGGTATTCAGTCGGAGTACAGCAGAGTACATTTATTTCGTAATTTTGTAATAAGGTCAAGTATTTGCTTGGATCAAACTTTCCATTGTAAACAAAGCCAGTTGCTCCAGAGCCTAACACTGATAAAAACGGACTCCAAATCCACTTTTGCCATCCAGGTCCTGCCGTTGCCCACACACGATCTCCTTCTTCAATACATAACCAGTTAGGAGCTGCAGTTCTCAGATGAGCGTAAGCCCAGCCATGCGTATGAACAACCCCTTTTGGATTCCCCGTCGTTCCTGAAGTGTAAGATAAGAAAGCCATGTCATCACTTCTTGTAGATGCTAATTTGAGCTCTGCAGAAGTCGTCTTCATTTCTTCTTCTAACGTCTTCCACCCATCTGCTTTTCCACCAATGACAAAACGATGGATACCGCTACACTCATCTATCTCACTAAATTGGTCAATATAAGGATAATAGCTTACAACTGCCTTTACGTCTCCATGTTGAATACGGTATTGTAGGTCCTTCGTACGCAGCATTTCAGAGCTTGGAATAACGACAAGTCCAGCTTTAAGTGCCGCAATATATACCTCATAGGCTTCAATTAATCTAGGCACAACAATAAGAACAACATCGCCTTGTTTTAAACCCTCATTCAAGAAAACGTTTCCAATTTTATTTGCATTCACTAATAAATGGTGATATGTGATTTGCTGTTTACGTCCCTGCTCATCTTCCCAAATAAGAGCAACTCTTTCGTGATCGTCAGAAAATCGTTCCATTTCACTTACTAAATTATATTTTTCAGGTGCTAGTAAATCTTCTCGTTTCACTGCCTCTCCCCCTAAAATATTTTCTATGTAATGTCCCTGATGTCACACATGTTATTATACAAAATTATTGAAAAATTTAAAATTGTTTTATAACAAATAAAAGAGGCACCCCGGTTAAGGGAATGCCTCTGTAGCCATTTCTCTATTTAGTTGAATTGATTATTGTCTTCCGCTCATAGATTGTTGAGCAAAAGAAACTAGGCGTTTTGTAATTTCTCCACCAACAGATCCGTTAGCACGAGAAGTTGTTTCAGCACCTAAGTTAACACCAAACTCAGTAGCGATTTCGTACTTCATTTGGTCGATAGCTTGTTGAGCACCTGCTACAAGTAATTGATTTGAATTGTTGTTGTTTGCCATGTGAATCACCTCCTTGTGAGTATAGAATGTGTCAAACACATGGCCTTCATTCAAATAATTACTTGGAAATTGTTCACAATTACATTAGAATAATTCTCCAAATACTTGATCCTTTTTATTGTTATCTGGTTTTATTTGTATGGTTTCAATTTTATCAACCGCTTCTTGAATCAACTGCTCAAAGTCTACAAAGCTTTCGTAGTATTGAACCTTTTCAAGCTTTGGTTTTGTTTTGGGTGCTGCAGGGACAAAGACGGTACAGCAGTCCTCATAAGGCTGAATCGAAATATGATGGGTATCAATCCTTTTTGCAATATCGATTATTTCGGATTTATCCATAGTGATTAAAGGTCTTAATATTGGAGTAGATGTCACATCATTGATTGCTAGCATACTTTCTAAGGTTTGGCTTGCCACTTGGCCTAAGCTTTCTCCCGTAACGATGGCTAATCCTTCAAATCTGCGGCGAATTTCATCTGTTATACGAAGCATCATTCGTCTAGTTGCCGTCATTGTATAGTTTTCAGGTATTTGTTTTTGTATAAGCTGTTGAATAGCTGTAAAAGGAACGATATGGAGAGTAAAGTAACCGCCATTTAGTAATGACAACTTTTCTGCCAATTCAACTACCTTTTGTTTGGAACGCTCACTTGTAAAAGGGGGACTAAAGAAGTGAATAGCCTCTATTTCAACCCCTCTTTTCATTGCCATATAGCCAGCAACTGGGCTATCTATTCCACCTGATAGCATCAACATGGCCTTCCCGCTAGATCCGATAGGCATTCCACCTGCCCCCATAATCGTTTCGATCGAGAGATAAACAGCTTCTGTACGTACCTCAACCTGAACGTCAATGGTTGGATTTTTCACATCTACCTTTAGATCAGGGACATTTTGTAAAATGTGAGAACCAAGAGTATAATTTAGTTGCCCCGTATCAAGAGGATATTCCTTATTCGCTCGTCTTGTTGAAATTTTAAAAGTATCTCCTACTTTATATTTGTTTAAGAATAATTGTAAAGCCGCTTCCTTAATTTCCTCTAGCTCCAAGCTGGTCTTAATGACCGGACTAAAGGATTGAATGCCGGGAAGGATTTTTAACTTCTCAATAATTCCCTCACCATTTTCCCCATTCAACAAAATATACATACGGTCCCTAGTTGTCTCAATAATGATGTTTGGAAATTCTGTTAGTGCACGCTTTGCACTTCTTTTCAATTTTTCTACAAACTTCGTACGATTTCGGCCCTTTGTTGATATTTCACCGTACCTTATTAAAATTCGATCGTAATTCATTAGTGCATAACCTCTCTTAGTTCAGTAACTGTTGTTTGTATGATTGAAATCGCCTTGCTCGCCTCTTCAAGAGTGTTTTCATACGATAAGCTCATGCGAATCGCACTTTCTGCGACGTCCTTTGAGACATTCATAGCCAATAGCGTATGGCTTACAGCCTTCTTTTTTGAAGAACATGCACTTGTCGTCGAGACGATTAACCCTTTCTCTTCTAACGCATGTACAAATACTTCTCCTCTAAATCCTTTTACAGAGAAATTTATGATATGAGGAGCTCGTCCCCTGCTTGGAGTATGAATGACAACATCTACAAGCGTTTGTAGTTCTTTAAGAAGATAATATTGAACTTTGGATATTTGACTTAACTTTGTTTCATAACTTTGTAAAGTTAGTCTCAATGCTTTTGCCATTGAAACAGCACCAGCAACATTCTCCGTCCCACTTCGGAGCTTCCATTCTTGATTTCCTCCTGAAAAAAGTGGAGAAATTTGGACCCCCTCACGAACGACTAACACTCCTGTTCCCTTTAACCCATGAAATTTATGTGCTGATATCGAGCACAAATCAATATGATGTTTTTGAATATCGAGTGCTACTTTTCCAACCCCTTGTACATAATCCACATGAAATAATATTTTTGAATATCCTTTTAGCATGTTGCCGATTTCTTCAATAGGCTGAATTGTACCAACCTCATTATTTACATGCATGATCGACACTAATATCGTATCGTGACAGATGGCATCCTCAATATCGGAAACAGACACTCTACCTTCTTCATCAACTGGAATGACCGTTATTCGAAACCCTAGTTCCATCAGCTGTTGAAACGCCTCTCTTACGGAAGCATGTTCAACCGCTGATGTAATAATATGTTTCCCTCTGTTTCGATACATAAGAGCTGTACCTTTAATTGCTAGGTTATTGCTCTCCGTACCTCCGGATGTAAAGTAAACCTCGCTCGGATTTACTTGTAATAGCTCACCTATTTGTTTTCTAGCTTGAGCTAACAGACTTTCCGCTTCTATACCTAATCGATGAATAGACGAAGGATTGCCAAAAAAATCACTTGAAACTTTTACAAATGAATCCACAACTTCTGGAAATGGTTTTGTTGTTGCACTGTTATCAAAATAAATCATGTCTGAAGACCCCTTTATCTTACCAATCACGGGTAAACTCAACTAATAATGTTATCATATAAATGACAATCAGGAAAACG containing:
- the ytfJ gene encoding GerW family sporulation protein; the protein is MSEHPIQGLMTTAMENLKEMIDVNTIIGDPVETPDGSVILTVSKVGFGFAAGGSEFTLDNGKEEASKHPFGGGSGGGVSITPIAFLIVNSKEVKMVHLDESTHLYEKILDLAPQAVDKIQQMMSKNKDQGSDGSQQPNPSDYEGPKHDLQI
- a CDS encoding DUF2953 domain-containing protein gives rise to the protein MKWLLLILIILLLLFLLIIFLKLKVFIHFYHGQDDDHLRIKFKALFGLIQYKLEIPVIQIDDDSPTVVVKTKKEPGAKEQVKDEETSKFTPKEILDSFKDYETLIKHVVGLHRIVRKFLKKVTITDIKWDSVIGVGDAAYTGMIIGACWAAKGSLIGVLSTYMRMRNLPHITVTPHFQMPISQTTFTCMIQFRIGHAMLAGIKLIKFWKGGRPTFKTKPLSTLSNEKSKSL
- a CDS encoding RDD family protein; this translates as MEWEEQPAPSQTGYTLFSNARFAGFWMRFWAYLLDLLVIGSIDRILINPIFRAIGLDLHSGNFFAPITIATALTFYGYFVLMTKFFGQTIGKMVFGLRVIHLHGEKLTWSTVLFREWIGRFISTFIFILYVLVAFLPKKQGIHDLFADTTVVHEQ
- the sppA gene encoding signal peptide peptidase SppA, with protein sequence MNGKRWAAIVIAAVLLFISWVTNALSSMAFSNIESSWTEVFSATEEPFIEEVIEEGNAAKKIAVLEVNGAIQDTGDVTSFFQSPGYNHSAFMENLEHVKEDKDVKGIILKVNSPGGGVVESAEIHDKLVEISEETKKPIYVSMGSMAASGGYYISAPADKIYASPETLTGSLGVIMQGVNYAGLAEKYGVEFVTIKSGEFKDIMSPSREMTEEEKNILQTMINNSYEGFVDVIASGRGLSEEEVRTIADGRIYDGRQAKEIGLIDDFGYFEDVTEAMKKNEKLAGAQVVSYSENFGFGSLFSMAASKMVGKDLEMTGLMKLLSQPNSPRLMYMYAE
- a CDS encoding NAD kinase, which codes for MPNRRNIFLYHKKDSDMLETVSPLYELAAKQGFTVVKDHKDANIIVSVGGDGTFLQAVRKTGFREDCLYAGISTSESLKVYCDFHINETDKMIEAMTNEQIEVRRYPTIDVLVDEQMSFQCLNEFSIRSSIIKTFVLEVFIDDLHFETFRGDGIIVSTPTGSTAYSKSVNGAVVDPFLPSIQVSELASLNTNYYRTLGSPFILSGERKLSLRVVQDGNDHPTMGMDNEALSLQHVERVDIQLSEKRIKTVKLKDNSFWEKVKRTFL
- a CDS encoding nuclease-related domain-containing protein, encoding MIIKQRTVPKELLILRYLDKRMKLLEVDRLEKLEKGYTGELQWDSLITSGLSSSNYLMMNDLLLTNSGGHTFQIDSLLLKRKFIIFEVKNYEGEYFLENNRWYTLSKVEIQSPLIQLQRTEIAFRRLLKDLGINIPVEAYLVFVNPEFTLFHAPIHSSMLLASQLNRFIQTVNRDNFGITAQDEAHAEEIISCHLDNNPFERLPNYSYQELTKGIPCSLCGKFLFPFSQSYIYCKSCGNKESVEAAVLRSVVEYKKLFPDKQLTTNGVSDWCGEVVSEKSVRRILKKQFISQSSKRYTYFI
- the rarD gene encoding EamA family transporter RarD; this encodes MERNEIKTGAFQAGLSYLIWGILPIYWKLLDHVNAEDILANRIFWSFAFMMVVLFFSKKIRNLYSVLKSFKQNRKEMYALIIASFLISTNWFIYIWAVNHHQMIEASLGYYINPLVSVLLGVIFLKEKLSPAQYASFIIAGVGVLILGLSYGKFPWISVVLALSFGVYGLAKKMIKVDSAVGLTLETMVVTPFALAYMVFLFFNGEHALFSGSVSTDLLLVGAGAATALPLLYFAKGAQKIPLSMLGLLQYIAPTITLLLGVLVYGEHFTKHHLQAFVFIWSALTIYSLSKTKLFANTLGPVRKRFGA
- the mbcS gene encoding acyl-CoA synthetase MbcS, encoding MKREDLLAPEKYNLVSEMERFSDDHERVALIWEDEQGRKQQITYHHLLVNANKIGNVFLNEGLKQGDVVLIVVPRLIEAYEVYIAALKAGLVVIPSSEMLRTKDLQYRIQHGDVKAVVSYYPYIDQFSEIDECSGIHRFVIGGKADGWKTLEEEMKTTSAELKLASTRSDDMAFLSYTSGTTGNPKGVVHTHGWAYAHLRTAAPNWLCIEEGDRVWATAGPGWQKWIWSPFLSVLGSGATGFVYNGKFDPSKYLTLLQNYEINVLCCTPTEYRLMAKVENIHEYQLSNLHSAVSAGEPLNRNVIDTFKKHFGLDVRDGYGQTENTLLVGITKGMTLKAGSMGKPTPGNSVEIINEYGEICEIGEVGDIAVHVDTPALFKNYYKDAERTAMQFRGNYYITGDKAKKDEDGYFWFEGRGDDIIISSGYTIGPFEVEDALVKHPFVKECAVVASPDEVRGSIVKAFVVLKEGIDEKDPQLISTLQNHVKELTAPYKYPRKIDFIKELPKTTSGKIRRVELRKKEQELAGQN
- a CDS encoding alpha/beta-type small acid-soluble spore protein — protein: MANNNNSNQLLVAGAQQAIDQMKYEIATEFGVNLGAETTSRANGSVGGEITKRLVSFAQQSMSGRQ
- the thiI gene encoding tRNA uracil 4-sulfurtransferase ThiI, whose protein sequence is MNYDRILIRYGEISTKGRNRTKFVEKLKRSAKRALTEFPNIIIETTRDRMYILLNGENGEGIIEKLKILPGIQSFSPVIKTSLELEEIKEAALQLFLNKYKVGDTFKISTRRANKEYPLDTGQLNYTLGSHILQNVPDLKVDVKNPTIDVQVEVRTEAVYLSIETIMGAGGMPIGSSGKAMLMLSGGIDSPVAGYMAMKRGVEIEAIHFFSPPFTSERSKQKVVELAEKLSLLNGGYFTLHIVPFTAIQQLIQKQIPENYTMTATRRMMLRITDEIRRRFEGLAIVTGESLGQVASQTLESMLAINDVTSTPILRPLITMDKSEIIDIAKRIDTHHISIQPYEDCCTVFVPAAPKTKPKLEKVQYYESFVDFEQLIQEAVDKIETIQIKPDNNKKDQVFGELF
- a CDS encoding cysteine desulfurase family protein, which gives rise to MIYFDNSATTKPFPEVVDSFVKVSSDFFGNPSSIHRLGIEAESLLAQARKQIGELLQVNPSEVYFTSGGTESNNLAIKGTALMYRNRGKHIITSAVEHASVREAFQQLMELGFRITVIPVDEEGRVSVSDIEDAICHDTILVSIMHVNNEVGTIQPIEEIGNMLKGYSKILFHVDYVQGVGKVALDIQKHHIDLCSISAHKFHGLKGTGVLVVREGVQISPLFSGGNQEWKLRSGTENVAGAVSMAKALRLTLQSYETKLSQISKVQYYLLKELQTLVDVVIHTPSRGRAPHIINFSVKGFRGEVFVHALEEKGLIVSTTSACSSKKKAVSHTLLAMNVSKDVAESAIRMSLSYENTLEEASKAISIIQTTVTELREVMH